One Papaver somniferum cultivar HN1 chromosome 10, ASM357369v1, whole genome shotgun sequence genomic window carries:
- the LOC113316299 gene encoding uncharacterized protein LOC113316299, producing the protein MVGTPPPSPSHSKAKNPDENQSENHSNLDPFDVPASDNPSTVLYSPVLTCDNYPTWSRGISRDLRAKNKYGFVDGTINKPEASDDKLPSWIRANNLVYIWIANSCEAEIKRSISWIESARDIWIDLEDRFSETNTPRIFDLKRHICNLKQEDFSISSY; encoded by the coding sequence ATGGTTGGaacaccaccaccatcgccaTCGCATTCAAAAGCAAAGAATCCTGATGAAAATCAATCAGAAAATCACTCAAACCTAGATCCGTTTGATGTACCAGCGTCGGATAATCCGTCGACTGTGCTTTATTCCCCTGTATTAACGTGTGACAATTATCCTACTTGGTCGAGAGGAATTTCTAGGGATCTAAGAGCCAAGAACAAATATGGTTTTGTTGACGGTACAATCAACAAACCAGAAGCTTCTGATGATAAACTTCCTTCATGGATTCGTGCCAATAATTTGGTTTATATTTGGATTGCCAATTCTTGTGAAGCTGAAATAAAACGCAGCATCAGTTGGATCGAAAGTGCTAGGGATATTTGGATTGATCTCGAAGATCGATTTTCTGAAACAAATACGCCTAGAATATTTGACCTAAAACGTCATATCTGTAATCTGAAACAAGAGGATTTTAGTATCTCTTCTTACTAG
- the LOC113315005 gene encoding uncharacterized protein LOC113315005 — MEFLQGLHDRFAAVRSNILLMSPFPSIAEIYSLLRQEEQQQSINIEAAPQVENAALSTRFESRPPSRSNYNGSNNKKPRPSCDHCKKIGHTKDRCYQIVDYPNKQRDEPNGYLVNSFSTAPSGYMASSSSTVSPQLTRDQYNQLLALLQSGPTPPTANFFIYIQSSLDYRYRTYNRRS, encoded by the exons ATGGAATTCTTACAAGGTCTTCATGATCGATTTGCTGCGGTTAGGAGTAATATACTTCTCATGTCTCCTTTTCCGTCAATCGCGGAAATTTATTCCCTTCTTCGCCAAGAAGAACAACAGCAATCCATCAACATTGAAGCTGCACCACAAGTCGAAAACGCTGCACTTTCAACGAGATTTGAGTCTCGACCTCCATCACGCAGCAACTACAACGGATCCAACAATAAGAAACCGCGTCCTTCATGCGATCATTGCAAGAAAATAGGTCACACCAAAGATCGTTGCTACCAAATTGTTGATTATCCAAACAAGCAAAGGGATGAACCGAATGGGTACCTAGTGAATTCTTTTTCAACTGCTCCAAGTGGCTATATGGCTAGCTCTTCTTCAACTGTTTCTCCCCAATTGACTCGTGATCAATATAATCAACTTTTAGCTTTACTTCAATCAGGTCCTACACCACCAACTGCCAACTTCTTTATTTACATCCAATCCTCTTTGGATTATAGATACAG GACCTACAATCGAAGAAGTTAA